In the Theobroma cacao cultivar B97-61/B2 chromosome 1, Criollo_cocoa_genome_V2, whole genome shotgun sequence genome, one interval contains:
- the LOC18611659 gene encoding uncharacterized protein sll1770: MASSLPLQELHFLSPTTTSKHRFYLSRYSLRSRISLAGSSHLRNGVVSRSRIRALKEEGVAYEEREKEFIKEVNGRLELNGNGSASKYEYTNGSVEGYSNGGVGVVESESNGSLAKYVNGNGDGNGAAVVTAAEVVVVEEEGVVSEAARKKRVEDIGKEEAWFKRSTQEQAEVSVAPGGRWSRFKTYSTIQRTLEIWGFVLTFIFKAWLNNQKFSYRGGMTEEKKVLRRKALAKWLKESILRLGPTFIKIGQQFSTRVDILAQEYVDQLSELQDQVPPFPSETAVSIVEEELGAPVDDTFDQFDYEPIAAASLGQVHRARLKGQEVVIKVQRPGLKDLFDIDLKNLRVIAEYLQKVDPKSDGAKRDWVAIYDECASVLYQEIDYTKEAANAELFASNFKGMDYVKVPTIYWEYTTPQVLTMEYVPGIKINKIQALDQLGVDRKRLGRYAVESYLEQILSHGFFHADPHPGNIAVDDVNGGRLIFYDFGMMGSISSNIREGLLETFYGVYEKDPDRVLQAMIQMGVLVPTGDMTAVRRTAQFFLNSFEERLAAQRKEREMATTELGFKRQLTKEEKMEKKKQRLAAIGEDLLAIAADQPFRFPATFTFVVRAFSVLDGIGKGLDPRFDITEIAKPYALELLRFREAGVEVVLKDFRKRWDRQSRAFYNLFRQADRVEKLAETIQRLEQGDLKLRVRTLESERAFQRVAAVQKTVGSAVAAGSLINLATILYLNSLRVPAVAAYVFCAFFSFQVLIGIIKVKKLDQRERLITGTA; the protein is encoded by the exons ATGGCGTCGTCTCTACCATTACAAGAGCTTCATTTTCTCTCCCCAACAACAACTTCAAAGCACCGGTTTTATCTCTCTAGATATTCTTTGCGCTCTAGAATTTCTCTCGCCGGAAGTAGCCATTTGCGGAACGGCGTCGTTTCACGTTCTCGGATTCGAGCTCTTAAAGAGGAAGGAGTTGCGTACGAGGAAAGGGAGAAAGAATTTATCAAGGAAGTTAACGGTAGGCTTGAATTGAATGGAAATGGTAGTGCTAGTAAGTATGAGTATACCAATGGGTCAGTTGAGGGATATTCCAATGGTGGGGTTGGAGTGGTGGAGAGTGAGAGCAATGGGAGTTTGGCGAAGTATGTGAATGGGAATGGGGATGGGAATGGTGCGGCGGTGGTGACGGCGGCGGAGGTGGTGGTAGTGGAAGAAGAAGGAGTAGTTTCGGAGGCGGCGAGGAAGAAGAGGGTAGAGGATATTGGGAAAGAGGAGGCTTGGTTCAAGCGGAGCACTCAAGAACAAGCTGAG GTTTCTGTTGCTCCTGGGGGGCGTTGGAGTAGATTCAAAACCTACTCAACAATACAAAGGACCTTGGAAATTTGGGGATTTGTTCTGACTTTTATATTCAAGGCATGGTTGAACAATCAGAAATTCTCCTATCGAG GAGGAATGACTGAGGAAAAGAAAGTTCTAAGGCGGAAGGCCCTGGCAAAGTGGTTAAAAGAAAGTATCCTGAGACTGGGTCCTACTTTCATCAAAATTGGCCAGCAGTTCTCCACAAGGGTTGACATTCTTGCTCAAGAATATGTTGATCAGTTGTCAGAGCTACAG GATCAAGTTCCACCTTTTCCATCAGAGACTGCAGTATCTATTGTTGAAGAAGAGCTTGGAGCCCCTGTAGATGATACCTTTGATCAGTTTGACTATGAGCCCATTGCTGCTGCTAGTCTTG GCCAAGTACATCGGGCAAGACTGAAGGGCCAAGAAGTCGTTATCAAAGTACAAAGGCCTGGTCTAAAGGATCTTTTTGATATTGATCTTAAAAACCTGAGG GTAATAGCAGAATATCTTCAAAAGGTTGACCCAAAGTCAGATGGCGCAAAGAGAGACTGGGTTGCAATTTATGATGAATGTGCAAGTGTGTTATATCAG GAAATTGATTACACCAAGGAGGCTGCTAATGCAGAATTGTTTGCCAGTAACTTCAAAGGCATGGATTATGTGAAAGTTCCGACAATATACTGGGAATACACCACACCACAG GTCCTGACTATGGAGTATGTCCCAGGGATCAAAATAAACAAGATTCAAGCTTTAGATCAGTTGGGAGTTGATCGGAAAAG GTTGGGTAGATATGCTGTTGAATCTTACTTGGAACAAATTCTGTCTCATGGTTTTTTCCATGCTGACCCA CATCCAGGAAATATTGCTGTTGATGATGTTAATGGTGGACGATTGATCTTCTATGACTTTGGAATGATGGGAAG TATCAGCTCAAACATCAGAGAAGGTTTGTTGGAAACATTCTATGGAGTTTATGAGAAGGATCCAGATAGg GTCCTTCAAGCAATGATTCAGATGGGTGTTCTTGTGCCTACTGGAGATATGACAGCTGTCAGACGGACAGCGCAATTCTTCCTTAACAG TTTTGAAGAGCGTCTTGCTGCTCAACGGAAGGAGAGAGAAATGGCGACAACAGAACTTGGATTTAAGAGGCAATTGACCAAGGAGGAAAAGATGGAGAAAAAGAAGCAACGCCTGGCTGCAATTG GGGAAGATTTATTGGCCATTGCAGCAGATCAACCCTTTCGATTCCCTGCCACATTCACATTTGTTGTCAGAGCATTTTCAG TATTAGATGGCATTGGGAAGGGCCTTGATCCTCGGTTTGATATTACTGAGATTGCAAAACC CTATGCACTGGAGTTGTTAAGATTTCGTGAAGCTGGAGTTGAAGTTGTATTGAAG gACTTCAGAAAGAGATGGGACAGGCAGTCCCGTGCATTCTACAACTTATTTAGGCAGGCTGATAGGGTTGAGAAGCTTGCTGAAACCATCCAAAGATTG GAGCAAGGAGATTTGAAGCTTAGAGTACGAACTTTGGAGTCTGAAAGGGCTTTCCAACGTGTTGCTGCTGTTCAGAAGACAGTAGGGAGT GCTGTAGCTGCTGGAAGCCTGATCAACCTTGCAACAATTTTGTACCTCAATTCCCTGAGA GTACCAGCTGTTGCTGCATATGTCTTCTGTGCATTTTTCAGCTTTCAAGTGCTTATTGGTATTATAAAGGTCAAAAAATTAGACCAGCGAGAAAGGTTGATAACAGGAACTGCTTGA
- the LOC18611655 gene encoding cytochrome P450 CYP736A12, with translation MDWTWTTLAVAALIFFFQSLVWKRSAKNKRLPPGPRGLPILGNLLMIGEKPHRDLQQLAQKYGPIMHLRFGSMPVIVVSSPEAAEQFLKTYDLVFASRPPHEGSKYICYNQQNISFSPYGSYWRNMRKMCTLELLSNLKINSFRSMRKEELHLFIDCIQEAASARVAVDLTATVSSLSTNISCRMVLGKKYNNDDFDEKGFEAIIREGMQIGAAFNIADYIPLFKALDLQGLKKRMKAVAKVFDDFFEKVIDEHVQSKDENRTKDFVDVMLGFMGSEESEYRVERDTIKAIILDMLVAAMDTSATAIEWTLSELIKHPRVIKKVQKELENVVGMERLVEESDLEKLEYLDMVVKESFRLHPVAPLLVPHASVEDCTVNGFHIPKNSRVFINAWAIGRDPNIWTDAEKFIPERFVGSDIDLRGRDFQLIPFGSGRRGCPGMPLGLIMVRLVVAQLVHCFDWELPDGMLATELDMTEEFGLVSPRAKHLLAMPTWRLKTEKRAV, from the exons ATGGACTGGACGTGGACAACTCTTGCAGTCGCGGCACtgatctttttctttcaatcaCTGGTCTGGAAAAGAAGTGCCAAAAATAAGAGATTACCTCCCGGTCCGAGAGGCCTTCCTATCCTGGGAAACCTTCTCATGATAGGGGAGAAACCTCACCGAGATCTTCAACAGTTAGCCCAAAAATATGGCCCCATTATGCACTTGCGCTTTGGCTCCATGCCTGTAATTGTTGTCTCATCCCCTGAAGCTGCCGAGCAGTTCCTCAAGACATACGACCTTGTTTTTGCTAGCAGGCCTCCTCATGAAGGTTCCAAGTATATTTGTTACAATCAGCAGAACATATCCTTCTCTCCCTACGGGTCCTACTGGCGCAACATGCGTAAGATGTGCACTCTGGAGTTGCTTAGTAACCTTAAAATTAACTCTTTCAGGTCTATGAGAAAGGAGGAGCTACATCTTTTCATTGACTGTATTCAAGAGGCTGCTTCTGCTCGTGTTGCTGTTGATCTTACTGCTACGGTCTCATCTCTTAGTACTAACATTTCTTGCAGAATGGTGCTTGGAAAGAAATACAATAACGATGATTTCGATGAGAAGGGCTTCGAAGCTATAATTCGAGAGGGCATGCAAATTGGAGCGGCTTTTAATATAGCTGATTACATCCCTCTATTTAAAGCACTCGATCTTCAGGGGCTAAAAAAGCGCATGAAAGCTGTTGCCAAGGTTTTTGACGACTTCTTTGAAAAGGTCATTGATGAGCATGTTCAATCCAAAGATGAAAACAGAACCAAGGACTTCGTTGATGTCATGTTGGGATTCATGGGATCAGAAGAAAGTGAGTACCGCGTGGAGCGAGACACTATCAAAGCAATAATCTTG GACATGCTTGTAGCTGCAATGGACACTTCAGCAACTGCGATTGAGTGGACACTATCCGAACTCATCAAGCATCCACGGGTGATAAAGAAAGTCCAAAAAGAATTAGAAAATGTGGTAGGCATGGAGAGGCTGGTGGAAGAATCAGACTTGGAGAAACTGGAGTACCTAGACATGGTTGTGAAAGAAAGCTTTAGGCTCCATCCAGTGGCACCATTGCTGGTCCCGCACGCGTCTGTGGAGGACTGCACAGTTAATGGCTTTCACATACCCAAGAATTCACGCGTCTTCATAAATGCATGGGCAATTGGGCGGGACCCAAATATTTGGACTGATGCAGAGAAATTCATTCCAGAGAGATTTGTTGGAAGTGACATTGATCTGCGCGGACGCGACTTCCAGCTAATCCCATTTGGCTCTGGCCGCAGAGGGTGCCCTGGAATGCCACTGGGTCTCATCATGGTTCGGCTTGTTGTGGCACAGTTGGTTCATTGCTTCGATTGGGAGCTTCCAGATGGTATGTTGGCAACCGAATTGGACATGACTGAGGAATTCGGACTAGTTAGTCCTAGAGCCAAGCATCTCTTGGCTATGCCAACCTGGCGCCTAAAAACAGAGAAAAGGGCTGTTTAA
- the LOC18611653 gene encoding uncharacterized protein LOC18611653, with protein MAKRRAKRTVKEVPASAERKVEDDDKKGSQTEENEEGLIDQEVERQCAAIRAIRDVEIEHMLTALRLLRSYCSEEQLQTPALQFFNENLPNLSVVRNAENGQFEVRWKHEDGNISVHNADGRDIHSSLLHRMSIAYPHGAGIPSFGGFELTTETERTSLLQGDNLQIKDFLLEGTSDNQMFGMHDALRTPGVTSQRLSIGMTPKTLRLPKPGEMLLSVHGSPLGVYKEDNMEAIHESEEG; from the exons ATGGCGAAACGTAGAGCCAAAAGAACTGTTAAAGAGGTTCCAGCATCAGCTGAACGCAAAGTAGAGGACGATGACAAAAAGGGAAGCCAAACTGAGGAGAATGAAGAGGGATTAATCGACCAGGAAG TTGAACGGCAATGTGCTGCGATTAGGGCTATCCGTGATGTGGAAATTGAACATATGCTGACTGCATTGCGTTTACTGCGCTCATATTGTAGTGAGGAGCAGCTGCAAACACCTGCATTgcaatttttcaatgaaaatctTCCAAACCTGTCAGTTGTAAGAAATGCGGAAAATGGGCAGTTTGAAGTGCGGTGGAAACACGAAGACGGTAATATATCCGTTCATAATGCAGATGGAAGAGACATACATTCTTCTCTTTTACATCGCATGTCCATAGCTTATCCTCACGGAGCTGGTATTCCTTCTTTTGGTGGCTTTGAGTTGACAACTGAAACAg AAAGAACAAGCCTTCTACAGGGTGACAATCTGCAGATCAAGGACTTT CTTTTGGAGGGGACATCAGACAATCAGATGTTTGGAATGCATGATGCTCTTCGAACTCCTGGG GTGACCAGCCAAAGGTTATCAATTGGGATGACACCCAAAACTCTGAGGTTGCCTAAGCCTGGGGAGATGCTTCTTTCTGTCCATGGCTCACCCCTTGGAGTGTACAAGGAGGATAATATGGAAGCTATACATG AGTCAGAGGAGGGGTGA
- the LOC18611658 gene encoding uncharacterized protein LOC18611658, with protein sequence MQILKSSSIFSTSHFLNFPLKPRSFILLLYCSSSSSTSVSNSPLLNYLVKNLDFTETQALSIANRYLNVKSFEKPQAVANFFRNLGFSNAEIAASVRNAPQILFADVETKLRPKIKFFQDLGFVGPHLGKFLSRNSALLACSLDKKLIPSFQIVKKVLGNNDNKDLIKVFNRSNGFIARDCILKLSRNVGYLESCGIVGSQLSKLLKRQPRIFRMRESALRDLVSRVLDMGFSTDSRMLVYAIHTMNCLSEQTFKKKWELLQSFGFSENERVDMFRKAPGLLRTSEEKMKLGIAFFTNVAKFDKNVLVSRPRLLMNSLEDRVIPRYRVLQIIKSKKLLKKELSFLNILDYTENEFLKFISRFTDNVEELLIAYKAHLLHTSEEEEEKTCCAQNSSKSTMQVLKSSSVFSTPHFLHFPSKPKSFIFLLYYSSSSTSVSNSPLLNYLVKNLDFTETQALLIAKRYPNVKSLERPQSVANFFQNLGFSNPQIAASVRHAPQILFADVETKLRPKIKFFQDLGLVGPHLGKFLSRNSALLACSLDKKLNPSIQIVKKVLGNNDNKDVIRVFNRCNGFIVRDSILKFSRNIEYLESCGIVGSQLSRLLKRQPRIFRMRESELRDLVLRVLDMGFSTDSRMLVHAIHTMNCLSKQTFKKKWELLKSFGFSENDCLDIFRKTPALFRTSEKKMKLGIEFFTNVAKVDKNVLVSRPYLLMNSLEDRVIPRYRVLQIIKLKKLLTKEPSFLYILDYTENEFLQFISRFTDHGEELLIAYKAHLLHTSSEEEEKET encoded by the exons ATGCAAATCCTGAAATCATCTTCCATTTTCTCAACTTCCCATTTCCTCAATTTCCCCTTAAAACCCAGATCatttattcttcttctctactgttcttcttcttcttccaccTCAGTTTCAAATTCTCCCCTTCTCAATTACCTTGTAAAAAACTTGGATTTCACGGAAACTCAAGCCCTTTCAATCGCTAACCGTTACCTCAACGTGAAATCCTTTGAAAAGCCCCAAGCTGTCGCCAACTTTTTCCGAAATCTTGGCTTTTCTAATGCCGAAATAGCCGCTTCTGTCCGAAACGCGCCCCAAATTCTCTTTGCCGATGTAGAAACGAAGCTTAGGccaaaaatcaagttttttcAAGATCTGGGTTTTGTGGGACCTCACCTGGGTAAGTTCCTTTCCAGGAATTCTGCGCTTTTAGCTTGTAGTTTAGACAAAAAGTTGATTCCTTCTTTCCAAATTGTCAAGAAAGTTTTAGGgaataatgataataaggACCTGATTAAGGTCTTCAATAGAAGTAATGGTTTTATTGCCAGAGATTGCATATTAAAGTTGTCGAGAAACGTTGGGTATTTGGAGAGCTGTGGGATTGTTGGGTCTCAGCTCTCAAAGTTATTAAAGAGACAACCTAGGATTTTCAGAATGCGAGAATCTGCATTAAGGGACCTCGTTTCAAGGGTTTTAGATATGGGGTTTTCAACTGATTCAAGGATGTTAGTATATGCTATTCATACCATGAATTGCTTGAGTGAACAAACATTTAAGAAGAAATGGGAATTACTTCAGAGTTTTGGTTTTTCGGAAAATGAAAGGGTGGATATGTTTAGGAAGGCCCCAGGTTTGCTTAGGACCTCTGAGGAGAAAATGAAGTTAGGAATTGCGTTCTTTACGAATGTAGCAAAGTTTGATAAGAATGTGTTGGTTTCTAGACCACGTCTGTTGATGAATAGCTTGGAAGATCGAGTGATTCCTCGATACAGAGTTTTGCAGATTATCAAGTCAAAGAAGTTGTTGAAGAAGGAGCTGAGTTTTCTTAACATTTTGGACTATACGGAGAATGAATTCTTGAAGTTTATCTCAAGGTTTACAGATAATGTGGAGGAACTGTTGATAGCTTACAAGGCTCATCTTTTGCACACttcagaagaagaagaagaaaaaacatgt tgtGCACAAAATTCCTCAAAAAGCACAATGCAAGTACTGAAATCATCTTCCGTTTTCTCAACTCCCCATTTCCTCCATTTCCCCTCCAAACCCaaatcatttatttttcttctctactattcttcttcttccaccTCAGTTTCAAATTCTCCCCTTCTCAATTACCTTGTAAAAAACTTGGATTTCACTGAAACTCAAGCGCTTTTAATCGCTAAACGCTACCCCAACGTGAAATCCTTGGAAAGGCCCCAATCTGTTGCCAACTTTTTCCAAAATCTTGGTTTTTCTAATCCCCAAATAGCCGCTTCTGTCCGGCACGCGCCCCAAATTCTCTTTGCGGATGTAGAAACGAAGCTTAGGccaaaaatcaagttttttcAAGATCTGGGTCTTGTGGGACCTCACCTGGGTAAGTTCCTTTCCAGGAATTCTGCGCTTTTAGCTTGTAGTTTAGACAAAAAGTTGAATCCTTCTATCCAAATCGTCAAGAAAGTTTTAGGgaataatgataataaggACGTGATTAGGGTCTTCAATAGATGCAATGGTTTTATTGTCAGAGATTCCATATTAAAGTTTTCGAGAAACATTGAGTATTTGGAGAGCTGTGGGATTGTTGGGTCTCAGCTCTCAAGGTTGTTAAAGAGACAACCTAGGATTTTCAGAATGCGAGAATCTGAATTAAGGGACCTCGTTTTGAGGGTTTTAGATATGGGGTTTTCAACTGATTCGAGGATGTTAGTACATGCTATTCATACTATGAATTGcttgagtaaacaaacatttaAGAAGAAATGGGAATTACTAAAGAGTTTTGGTTTTTCGGaaaatgattgtttggatatTTTTAGGAAGACCCCGGCTCTTTTTAGGACCTctgagaagaaaatgaagttaGGAATAGAGTTCTTTACGAATGTAGCGAAGGTTGATAAGAATGTGTTGGTTTCTAGACCATATCTGTTGATGAATAGCTTGGAAGACCGAGTGATTCCTCGATACAGAGTTTTGCAGATTATCAAGTTAAAGAAGTTGCTGACGAAGGAACCGAGTTTTCTTTACATTTTGGACTATACAGAGAATGAGTTCTTGCAGTTCATCTCAAGGTTTACAGATCATGGGGAGGAGCTGTTGATAGCTTACAAGGCTCATCTTTTGCACACTTCttcagaagaagaagaaaaagaaacatga
- the LOC18611656 gene encoding transcription termination factor 1b, mitochondrial, which yields MQVLKSSSVFSTSHFLNFPLKPKSVIFLLYYSSSLSSPCSSSSSTSVSNSPLFNYLVKNLDFTETQALSIASRYPNVKSFEKPQSVANFFRNLGFSNAQIAASVRNAPQILFANVETKLRPKIKFFQDLGLMGTHLDKFLSRNSVLLACSLDKKLIPSIQIVKRVLGNNDNKDLIKVFDRSNGFIASGRILKLSRNIEYLESCGIVGSQLSRLLRRQPRIFRMRESALRDLVSRVLDMGFSTDSRMLVHAVHTMNRLSEQTLKKKWELLKSYGFSENDCLDMFRKAPGLFRPSEEKMKLGIVFFMSIAKVDKNVLVSRPHLWMNSLEDRVIPRYRVWQIIKLKKLLKKEPSFLNLLDYKEREFLQFISSFTDDVEELLMAYKAHLLHTSEE from the coding sequence ATGCAAGTACTGAAATCATCTTCCGTTTTCTCTACTTCCCATTTCCTCAATTTCCCCTTAAAACCCAAATCagttatttttcttctctactattcttcttctttgtcttctccttgctcctcttcttcttcaacctCAGTTTCAAATTCTCCCCTTTTCAATTACCTTGTAAAGAACTTGGATTTCACTGAAACTCAAGCTCTTTCAATCGCTAGCCGTTACCCTAACGTCAAATCCTTCGAAAAACCCCAATCTGTTGCCAACTTTTTCCGAAATCTTGGCTTTTCTAATGCCCAAATAGCCGCTTCTGTACGAAACGCGCCCCAAATTCTCTTTGCTAATGTAGAAACGAAGCTTAGaccaaaaatcaagttttttcAAGATCTGGGTCTTATGGGTACTCACCTGGATAAGTTTCTTTCCAGGAATTCTGTGCTTTTAGCTTGTAGTTTAGACAAAAAGTTGATTCCTTCTATCCAAATTGTCAAGAGAGTTTTAGGgaataatgataataaggACCTGATCAAGGTCTTCGATAGAAGCAATGGTTTTATTGCCAGTGGTCGCATATTAAAGTTGTCGAGAAACATTGAGTATTTGGAGAGCTGTGGGATTGTTGGGTCTCAGCTCTCAAGGTTGTTAAGGAGACAACCTAGGATTTTCAGAATGCGAGAATCTGCATTAAGGGACCTCGTTTCCAGGGTTTTAGATATGGGGTTTTCAACTGATTCGAGGATGTTAGTACATGCTGTTCATACTATGAATCGCTTGAGTGAACAAACACTTAAGAAGAAATGGGAATTACTAAAGAGTTACGGTTTTTCGGAAAATGATTGCTTGGATATGTTTAGGAAGGCCCCAGGTCTCTTTAGGCCCTCTGAGGAGAAAATGAAGTTAGGAATAGTGTTCTTTATGAGTATAGCAAAGGTTGATAAGAATGTGTTGGTTTCTAGACCTCATCTTTGGATGAATAGCTTGGAAGACCGAGTGATTCCTCGATACAGAGTTTGGCAGATTATCAAGTTAAAGAAGTTGTTGAAGAAGGAACCGAGTTTTCTTAACCTTTTGGACTATAAAGAGAGAGAATTCTTGCAGTTCATCTCAAGTTTTACAGATGATGTGGAGGAGCTGTTGATGGCTTACAAGGCTCATCTTTTGCACACTTcagaagaataa
- the LOC18611654 gene encoding pentatricopeptide repeat-containing protein At4g39620, chloroplastic: protein MPLILSPCSLQLPAFHSPFSQIYISTLSQPCHLSTRPITRISCIATRPRRKTGSSKAEEPEALELVRVLMRSFSDKEPLVKTLNRYVRVVKCEHCFLLFEELGKTDKWLQCLEVFRWMQKQRWYIADNGIYSKLITVMGKKGQTRMAMWLFSEMRNSGCRPDVSVYNALITAHLHSRDKSKALYKAMGYFNKMKGMERCKPNIVTYNILLRAFAQARNVDQVNALFKDLAESIIAPDIYTYNGVMDAYGKNGMIREMESVLSRMKSNQCKPDTITFNVLIDSYGKKQEFDKMEQVFKSLLRSKQKPTLPTFNSMIINYGKARLKEKAEHVFKKMTDMKYVPSFITYESLIMMYGFCDCVSRAREIFDGIVNSGKEMRVSTLNAMLEVYCRNGLHMEADRLFENAHKMGVIRDSSTYKLLYKAYTKANMKDLMQKLVKQMEKDGIVPNKRFFLEALEAFGSLPASPDSVSATIGDRPEKSAKTDVEVTI from the exons atgcCCCTAATTTTATCACCCTGCTCTTTGCAACTCCCCGCATTCCATTCTCCATTCTCACAAATTTACATATCCACCCTGAGCCAGCCATGTCATCTTTCAACCCGACCCATAACACGAATATCCTGTATTGCGACCCGACCCAGGCGGAAAACGGGTTCTTCAAAGGCCGAGGAACCGGAAGCTCTGGAACTGGTTCGGGTCTTAATGAGAAGCTTCAGCGACAAAGAGCCGTTGGTTAAGACATTGAACAGATACGTGAGAGTTGTGAAATGTGAGCACTGTTTTCTTCTGTTCGAAGAGCTTGGGAAAACCGATAAATGGCTTCAATGTCTTGAG GTTTTCAGGTGGATGCAGAAACAACGCTGGTACATTGCCGATAATGGGATTTATTCTAAATTAATTACAGTTATGGGAAAGAAAGGCCAAACTAGAATGGCAATGTGGCTCTTCTCTGAGATGCGTAATAGTGGTTGTCGGCCTGATGTTTCTGTTTACAATGCTCTTATCACAGCCCACCTCCATTCCCGTGACAAATCGAAGGCTTTGTACAAAGCTATGGGGTACTTTAACAAGATGAAGGGAATGGAACGGTGTAAACCCAACATTGTCACATACAACATCCTTTTGAGAGCCTTTGCTCAAGCTCGAAATGTGGATCAGGTTAATGCTTTGTTTAAGGATCTTGCAGAGAGCATTATTGCCCCTGATATATATACGTATAACGGTGTGATGGATGCATATGGGAAAAATGGGATGATTAGAGAGATGGAGTCTGTTCTTTCTCGAATGAAAAGCAATCAGTGTAAGCCTGATACTATTACATTTAATGTGCTGATTGATTCATATGGCAAGAAGCAAGAATTTGATAAGATGGAACAAGTGTTTAAGAGCTTGTTACGCTCCAAGCAAAAACCTACACTCCCTACATTTAATTCAATGATCATAAACTATGGGAAGGCACGGCTTAAAGAGAAAGCAGAACATGTTTTCAAAAAGATGACAGATATGAAATACGTACCAAGTTTCATCACCTATGAGAGTCTTATAATGATGTATGGCTTTTGTGACTGTGTTTCTAGGGCTAGGGAAATATTCGATGGGATTGTCAACTCTGGGAAGGAGATGAGAGTTTCAACCCTAAATGCCATGCTTGAAGTTTACTGCAGAAATGGTCTACATATGGAAGCAGATAGGCTCTTTGAGAATGCACATAAGATGGGGGTGATTCGTGACTCATCAACATATAAACTTCTATATAAGGCCTACACTAAGGCCAACATGAAAGACCTCATGCAGAAGTTGGTGAAGCAAATGGAAAAAGATGGTATAGTCCCTAATAAGAGGTTCTTCCTTGAGGCTCTAGAAGCTTTTGGATCTTTACCTGCTAGTCCTGATTCTGTTAGTGCCACAATTGGTGACAGGCCAGAGAAAAGTGCAAAAACTGATGTGGAAGTAACTATTTGA